TTTCCCTCTTCATTCACAACCGCAGTAGCTCCGAACCCTTTTGCTGTCATCTCTATTATCGCTTCCTTCATGGATGTGTCTTCCTTTACTATTGGAACCTCTTCACCTGTGTGATATAAATCCTTCACAAGTCTGAGCTTCCTTCCGAGAGCGCCCGCCGGGTGTCTCTTTGCAAAGTCCTCCTGAGAGAAACCCTTTAACTTCATAAGGGTCATCGCAATGGCGTCTCCGAGTGCAAGGGTGACAGTGGAACTCACAGTAGGTGCGAGGTTAAAAGGGCACGCTTCCCTGTCAACGGGAATTTTCAAAACTACGTCGCTGTATTTTGCCAGTGAAGATTTCTCATTTCCCGTGATACCGATAACCGGGATGTTTAACGCCTTTGCGTACTGGAGAACGTAAAGTACCTCTGTACTTTCCCCGCTGTTTGATATTGCTATAAGGGCGTCCTTTGAGTCTAGGAGTCCCATGTCGCCGTGGAGGGCTTCCGCGGGGTGGAGGAAAACAGAAGGTGTTCCCGTACTTGAAAGCGTAGAGGATATCTTTCTCGCTATATGACCGGACTTTCCTATTCCCGTAAGAATAACTTTACCTTCACAATTCCTTAAAATCTCTACAGCTTTTGAAAAATTTTCGTCAAGGGAAGAGAGGAGCCTTTCAAGTCCCTTTATCTCTTCCCTTATAACTTCCCTTGCAAACTCCAATAAGTCTTTTTCTTCCATTTACCCCTCTTTATTTTTCTTGTAATTTTCAATCCCTTTCTTTATCTCCTCTATGGCATCCTGAAGTCCTTTCCAGTTTTCCACTTTTACCCACTTTCCGGGTTCGAGTTCCTTGTAGTGTTCAAAGAAGTGTTTTATCTTCTCTCTGACTATTTCGGGGAGGTTATCCACTGTCTTAATGTTTGAGTAGGAGGGATCCAGTTTTTCGTGAGGAACCGCTATTACCTTCGTGTCTATACCCGCCTCGTCCCTCATCTCGAGCATACCTATGGGTCTACACCTCATAAC
The genomic region above belongs to Aquifex aeolicus VF5 and contains:
- the ppa gene encoding inorganic diphosphatase, which encodes MGYDQLPPGKNPPEDIYVVIEIPQGSAVKYELDKDTGVIFVDRFLFTAMYYPFNYGFVPQTLADDGDPVDVLVISREPVVPGAVMRCRPIGMLEMRDEAGIDTKVIAVPHEKLDPSYSNIKTVDNLPEIVREKIKHFFEHYKELEPGKWVKVENWKGLQDAIEEIKKGIENYKKNKEG
- a CDS encoding KpsF/GutQ family sugar-phosphate isomerase, whose product is MEEKDLLEFAREVIREEIKGLERLLSSLDENFSKAVEILRNCEGKVILTGIGKSGHIARKISSTLSSTGTPSVFLHPAEALHGDMGLLDSKDALIAISNSGESTEVLYVLQYAKALNIPVIGITGNEKSSLAKYSDVVLKIPVDREACPFNLAPTVSSTVTLALGDAIAMTLMKLKGFSQEDFAKRHPAGALGRKLRLVKDLYHTGEEVPIVKEDTSMKEAIIEMTAKGFGATAVVNEEGKLVGIITDGDLRRFVNRGGSFENTRAKDVMTKNPKTIKPDELALKALRKMEDHNITVLIVVNEENEPIGILHMHDILKAELS